In Poecilia reticulata strain Guanapo linkage group LG11, Guppy_female_1.0+MT, whole genome shotgun sequence, the genomic stretch CCGTTCCTGACCGTCTGCTCCGTCAGTCCCCTCCAAGCTGACCGGCTCCGTCCTGTCCGCGCTGTCCATCGGGAAGGACGGCCTGAGCGTCGGCGCCGTGTCCAACCCGGCCGAGGTGTTCTGCTCCGTCCCGGGACGCCTCTCCCTGCTCAGCTCCACCTCCAAGTACAAGGTGACGGTGGGCGAGGTGCAGCGCCGCCTGTCTCCGCCCGAGTGCCTCAACGCCTCGCTGCTGGGCGGAGTCCTGCGCAGGTGAGCTGGGGGGGGCGGGGCTTATCATTCTGACTCCATGTTCAGAAGTTAGCGGCTAAATCTGGAAGAAACGGAAAGTATTACATTTTCCAGGTTACCTGAACGCATCACGCTGAAACGGATCTAAATGGGGATCAGTGAAAACCCtgttaaaagaggaaaatgggctcaaactaaacatttaatttagcaagaagctaaattaaatgtttagtttgaggCTCTGAAGCTTCCAAATAAACGATGGAGAAAATTAACCCGCATTTTCCCTCCACATGTTTAATAATCCagattgttgctgaaatttttGACTGATCTTGCAAAGCGGCTCCGTCTATCTGCTGGAATGAGCTGAAACAGAACCTGGACTGACCCGGTCCGACCGAGCAGAACCTGGACTGACCGAGCAGAACCTGGACTGACCGANNNNNNNNNNNNNNNNNNNNNNNNNNNNNNNNNNNNNNNNNNNNNNNNNNNNNNNNNNNNNNNNNNNNNNNNNNNNNNNNNNNNNNNNNNNNNNNNNNNNNNNNNNNNNNNNNNNNNNNNNNNNNNNNNNNNNNNNNNNNNNNNNNNNNNNNNNNNNNNNNNNNNNNNNNNNNNNNNNNNNNNNNNNNNNNNNNNNNNNNNNNNNNNNNNNNNNNNNNNNNNNNNNNNNNNNNNNNNNNNNNNNNNNNNNNNNNNNNNNNNNNNNNNNNNNNNNNNNNNNNNNNNNNNNNNNNNNNNNNNNNNNNNNNNNNNNNNNNNNNNNNNNNNNNNNNNNNNNNNNNNNNNNNNNNNNNNNNNNNNNNNNNNNNNNNNNNNNNNNNNNNNNNNNNNNNNNNNNNNNNNNNNNNNNNNNNNNNNNNNNNNNNNNNNNNNNNNNNNNNNNNNNNNNNNNNNNNNNNNNNNNNNNNNNNNNNNNNNNNNNNNNNNNNNNNNNNNNNNNNNNNNNNNNNNNNNNNNNNNNNNNNNNNNNNNNNNNNNNNNNNNNNNNNNNNNNNNNNNNNNNNNNNNNNNNNNNNNNNNNNNNNNNNNNNNNNNNNNNNNNNNNNNNNNNNNNNNNNNNNNNNNNNNNNNNNNNNNNNNNNNNNNNNNNNNNNNNNNNNNNNNNNNNNNNNNNNNNNNNNNNNNNNNNNNNNNNNNNNNNNNNNNNNNNNNNNNNNNNNNNNNNNNNNNNNNNNNNNNNNNNNNNNNNNNNNNNNNNNNNNNNNNNNNNNNNNNNNNNNNNNNNNNNNNNNNNNNNNNNNNNNNNNNNNNNNNNNNNNNNNNNNNNNNNNNNNNNNNNNNNNNNNNNNNNNNNNNNNNNNNNNNNNNNNNNNNNNNNNNNNNNNNNNNNNNNNNNNNNNNNNNNNNNNNNNNNNNNNNNNNNNNNNNNNNNNNNNNNNNNNNNNNNNNNNNNNNNNNNNNNNNNNNNNNNNNNNNNNNNNNNNNNNNNNNNNNNNNNNNNNNNNNNNNNNNNNNNNNNNNNNNNNNNNNNNNNNNNNNNNNNNNNNNNNNNNNNNNNNNNNNNNNNNNNNNNNNNNNNNNNNNNNNNNNNNNNNNNNNNNNNNNNNNNNNNNNNNNNNNNNNNNNNNNNNNNNNNNNNNNNNNNNNNNNNNNNNNNNNNNNNNNNNNNNNNNNNNNNNNNNNNNNNNNNNNNNNNNNNNNNNNNNNNNNNNNNNNNNNNNNNNNNNNNNNNNNNNNNNNNNNNNNNNNNNNNNNNNNNNNNNNNNNNNNNNNNNNNNNNNNNNNNNNNNNNNNNNNNNNNNNNNNNNNNNNNNNNNNNNNNNNNNNNNNNNNNNNNNNNNNNNNNNNNNNNNNNNNNNNNNNNNNNNNNNNNNNNNNNNNNNNNNNNNNNNNNNNNNNNNNNNNNNNNNNNNNNNNNNNNNNNNNNNNNNNNNNNNNNNNNNNNNNNNNNNNNNNNNNNNNNNNNNacacacacacacacacacacacacacacacacacaccccgtTCTGAGCGCGCTCAGTGTCGTCCCTCAGGGCCAAGTCGAAGAATGGTGGCCGCTGTCTGAGAGAGCGTCTGGAGAAGATTGGGCTGAACCTGCCCGCCGGGCGACGCAAGGCCGCCAACGTCACTCTGCTGACATCTCTGGTGGAGGgtaggcacacacacacacacacacacacacacacacacacacacacacacacacacacacacacagtgaccTGCATACACTGACAGAAACTCTCAGAAAGCTgtccctgcttcagcacacatgaaCAAACAGGGATGACTGATGGCTGCaggcgtgcacacacacacacacacagtctgtgtgtgtgtgtgtgtgtgtgtgtgtgtgtgtgtgtgtgtgtgtgtgtgtgtgtgtgcacggtGTCACTGCAGAGACAAACTAACACATTCCACCAGCTGCATACTGGTGAACTGGGATTCCTCTGCTCCAGTTCAGTTCACTGATCTAGTTCATGTTCATAGTTCACCATCACATGTAAAATGATGCTTGGATATAAAATCTGCAGGTCTGGATGAACGTGTGAATCtggaaaaacatccagaaactcTTCATTTCCAGGAAGATTCATCCAGAGCAGGAGTTGCTTCCTGCTCTGGTTCATCCTAAATTATTCTCATTTACTTTGACATTTCATAAAAGTTCAGTTGAACATAGTTTGACTAACTGGTAAAGCGCTAGCCGTAGCGTAGCTAATGTTTATAATTAGGTTTTTAGGATTAGCGCAGCTAGCTTTTCAGTTAGCGGTGCCCACCGCTGCAGGTTCGGTtaactcttcctcctcttcctgctcctgcAGGTGAGGCGGTCCATCTGGCCCGGGACTTTGGCTACGTGTGTGAGACGGAGTTTCCTGCCAGAGCCACGGCTGAGTTCCTGTGCAGGCAGAGCGACCCGGACCAGCTGCCGGCCAGACGCAGCATGCTGCTGGCCACCAAGTGAGTCCCTGACTGGACAGAGCGAAGGTTTTCACAGCAGCAGGTCAATCATTTGCCCACAAAGCTCCAGTTATTCCACACTGTAAATGCCCCGAGTAAATACGAcccagggcattctgggtaaatccaaccaaagctaacgtgctagcctagcgctagcagcagaaatggctcctggtcttcagcctaaagagaaatcctccaaccgctaaaatcctccatcttgtttccatctggtgaagaaggaagttgctctcagcgtcttcagaggtttttgtgtcgtttccttcagtggttcttggtgcagcgcccccacaggccaggaggggaacaggttggtttgactcagagcagctggaggtggagcagatgttctggttcaaACAGATGGTTCTACCGGACCACCAGGTAGAAAATGATGGTCCAGTAGACCGTCAGGTATTTTAGTCATTCCAGCTAACTGGTGGGAAATTGAAGCGGTTCTGCTTCAGGagcaatcagaaccagaacttcttCTGAATCAGGATCAGATCTCTGGTTAGTTTGAGGAAACCCATCACGGCTCCTaccttcctgtttgctgtgatctcctctctcctctctgcaggGAGATCTGTAAGGAGTTTGTGGACCTGATGACCCAGGACCGCTCCCCTCTGGGCGGCAGCCGGCCCACGCCCTGCCTGGAGCCCGGCATCCAGGGCAGCCTGACCCACTTCAGCCTGCTGACACACGGCTTCGGCACGCCGGCCATCTGCGCGGCGCTGTCGGCCTTTCAGAGCTACCTGATGGAGGCCGTCAAGCTGCTGGACAAGGAAGGAGGGAAGGGTCACCACGACAAGGAGATGAAGCACCGGAAATGAGGAGAGGCCCGGAGCCACCTCCACCCTCAGGACCAGACTCTACCTGCCAGCAGGCTCCTCCCACTGAGGGGCGGGGCTAATGATACATGTACTGTAGGAACACCTGATGGCGCCGCATGGACCTCTGACCTCCCGGTGGGGAGGTTCTGGTTTATTCCTGTTTCTGTGGACTCTCCAAGCCCCTCCCACCCACTCCCACACCTGAAGGCTCTGAATCCATATCCGACCCGGTTCTGGATCTACAGGAGTCTGTTCAATCTGTAGTCCTCCGCAGGAAGTGCTCATGGGAAATGGAGTCCTCTCAGTTACaggagattttttattttcaggtgtTCGTAACTTAAAGTAACAGAAATCATTTTGTACTTTCagtgtgtgtttattattattattattgttactgtTATTGTATTACAacataaatgtaatatattaTTAAAGAATTAAGAACTTGTTCATTCAGGAGGTTAAATCTTCTGCAGACTCTAAGTTGACGTTTCTACAACTCAACACTGATTGGCTACAGRAacatcattttatatttattttttatttgagtttaatTTCTTAGGTTAGTTTCATATTACTTCAGTaaccaaaacagatttttttcaatgtaACGTAAAGGTATCATCACCGGCTATGGAACTACATTGGGGCCAAAAATTTTGTtcgaaagaaacaaaaattgaaatagaaaaaaaaaaataattgaaactgaaaacagttttaaatagaaatagaaTAGATAAACAATTACCTGaaagttttttaaactgaaaagaaaaaacattgaatctgacaagaagttttatttttttcaatttgaaagtttaaaaaaaaaaaaaatttgtttaattttattttttatttaaaaaaaaagaaaagtaaataaactttatgGCAGCGGTTTCCAAAGTGAGTCCTGGTtccccggcatcctgcatgtttcagttgGAACAGCCTCCCCAGCAGGTCGGTGCTCTGCTCGGGCCTCTAAACATCCATCATTTAAAACACGCAGGAcgtccaggacccactttggacccTCCTGCTTCATGGCCTCAATTCAGCTGCACAGATGCTCTTATTGTGAAATGTAAGCAGAAGTTCTGTGCTGACTGGCGGAAGGAGAACTTATGGGGATAATGAAGGACCGGCTGACAGAATCTACCTGCCGCCATTAGATTTATAAAACACCGAGCTGGTGAAGctagttaaataaatacatgtcgGTCAGATTAACggtatttaaaaacaagatgaatGACTGATGTTAATTTGGTCCAATCAGGTGtgagcttaattaaaacttttattttgaaaggcctGCTTCGTGGACTTCAGCGGATCTTCCGGATCCA encodes the following:
- the tfap2e gene encoding transcription factor AP-2-epsilon isoform X2; protein product: MLIHTYSAMERADGLSSSPGGRLSQLSSLNQAAYSAAPPLCHTPASDFQPPYFPPPYPQSSLPYSQSQDSAYSHLPEPYPSINPLHQHQQAAWHSQRSRSEDGGLLSQSHRALSLDPRREYAAVPRLLHGLGEGAAALGDGALGMHLGHHGLEELQGMEEGSALGILDHSVIKKVPSKLTGSVLSALSIGKDGLSVGAVSNPAEVFCSVPGRLSLLSSTSKYKVTVGEVQRRLSPPECLNASLLGGVLRRAKSKNGGRCLRERLEKIGLNLPAGRRKAANVTLLTSLVEGEAVHLARDFGYVCETEFPARATAEFLCRQSDPDQLPARRSMLLATKEICKEFVDLMTQDRSPLGGSRPTPCLEPGIQGSLTHFSLLTHGFGTPAICAALSAFQSYLMEAVKLLDKEGGKGHHDKEMKHRK
- the tfap2e gene encoding transcription factor AP-2-epsilon isoform X1 — its product is MLWKSRTKAEERADGLSSSPGGRLSQLSSLNQAAYSAAPPLCHTPASDFQPPYFPPPYPQSSLPYSQSQDSAYSHLPEPYPSINPLHQHQQAAWHSQRSRSEDGGLLSQSHRALSLDPRREYAAVPRLLHGLGEGAAALGDGALGMHLGHHGLEELQGMEEGSALGILDHSVIKKVPSKLTGSVLSALSIGKDGLSVGAVSNPAEVFCSVPGRLSLLSSTSKYKVTVGEVQRRLSPPECLNASLLGGVLRRAKSKNGGRCLRERLEKIGLNLPAGRRKAANVTLLTSLVEGEAVHLARDFGYVCETEFPARATAEFLCRQSDPDQLPARRSMLLATKEICKEFVDLMTQDRSPLGGSRPTPCLEPGIQGSLTHFSLLTHGFGTPAICAALSAFQSYLMEAVKLLDKEGGKGHHDKEMKHRK